A single genomic interval of Arachis duranensis cultivar V14167 chromosome 7, aradu.V14167.gnm2.J7QH, whole genome shotgun sequence harbors:
- the LOC107457748 gene encoding blue copper protein 1b has protein sequence MALSGYSNVIMIVIVTIFSPCIAMGTEYVVGDHHGWATGFDYNIWAADKVFKVGDSLVFRYEVGQHNVYRVNATAFQNCTVPSNHSEALRSGNDVIVLASPGQKCKIFLPSIAIATQFIVGDDQGWRPGFDYNSWAASKVFHVGDTLEFKYGVGEHNVYKVDGSSFQSCTVPTNSTPMTSGDDHILLATEGKKWYICGVAGHCSAGQKLVITVLPNLSPAPAPAGPSLSAPSAPAPVGFVPAPAPIEQGPWSMKNKNKRAFKRFFQHY, from the exons ATGGCTCTTAGTGGCTACAGTAATGTAATTATGATTGTTATAGTCACAATTTTTTCCCCTTGCATTGCTATGGGCACTGAATATGTAGTTGGAGATCATCATGGATGGGCAACAGGCTTTGATTACAACATTTGGGCTGCAGATAAAGTCTTCAAAGTTGGAGACTCACTTG TATTCAGATATGAAGTTGGGCAACACAATGTGTACAGAGTAAATGCAACAGCGTTCCAGAACTGCACCGTGCCTTCAAATCACAGCGAGGCACTGAGGAGTGGGAATGATGTTATTGTGTTGGCAAGTCCAGGGCAAAAATG CAAAATCTTCCTTCCTTCCATTGCTATTGCAACTCAATTTATTGTTGGGGATGATCAAGGATGGAGACCAGGCTTTGACTACAATTCTTGGGCAGCAAGCAAGGTCTTCCATGTTGGAGACACACTTG AGTTCAAGTATGGTGTTGGAGAACACAATGTGTATAAGGTGGATGGAAGTTCATTCCAGAGCTGTACGGTACCAACAAACAGTACACCAATGACAAGTGGAGATGACCATATCTTGTTGGCAACTGAAGGAAAAAAATGGTACATTTGTGGTGTAGCTGGTCACTGCTCTGCTGGCCAAAAACTCGTTATTACAGTTTTGCCAAACTTGTCTCCAGCACCAGCTCCAGCTGGACCATCACTTTCTGCACCGAGTGCACCTGCACCTGTAGGATTTGTGCCTGCACCTGCTCCTATTGAACAGGGTCCATGGTCCATGAAGAACAAGAATAAGAGGGCATTTAAAAGATTCTTTCAGcattattga